From Centropristis striata isolate RG_2023a ecotype Rhode Island chromosome 16, C.striata_1.0, whole genome shotgun sequence, a single genomic window includes:
- the LOC131988458 gene encoding C-type lectin domain family 4 member M-like translates to MSFEQTTANKMEQKISQDFDGHSKSHHQTFGQEGGGSAFPHHRLVIVSLGLLNAALIITAVVIGIYCAKGDFLQVPNSAATPLILEMNYLRNHSDIIRAKLEAKAQLAKERVNHVQLKLQVKQTLTSIDSLQREIETLTTEKTNLLTDKTTLEESCGRCLRGWSFLKSSCYYFSDPVSDSKKNWPDSRAHCISKGADLIVINNLEEQQIISYNFPKLRGSGMWWQNGFWIGLTDVVTAGTWVWINNVTEVETGYWRSGQPAHDGDQSGNCAAFYYFANSKGTWYNGNCSDHQYNWICEMMPSST, encoded by the exons ATGTCATTTGAACAAACAACAGCAAACAAAATGGAACAAAAGATTTCTCAAGATTTCGACGGGCATTCGAAGTCTCATCATCAAACATTTGGACAAG AAGGAGGTGGATCTGCGTTTCCACACCACCGACTGGTTATAGTCAGCCTGGGCCTGCTCAATGCTGCTCTAATAATAACTGCTGTTGTCATTGGGATTTACT GTGCCAAAGGTGATTTCCTTCAGGTTCCTAATTCAGCCGCTACACCCCTCATCCTTGAGATGAACTATCTCCGTAAccacagtgacatcatcagagCCAAACTGGAGGCCAAAGCACAATTAGCGAAAGAGCGCGTCAATCATGTCCAACTAAAGCTGCAAGTGAAGCAAACTCTGACCAGTATTGACAGCCTTCAGAGAGAGATCGAGACCCTCACTACAGAGAAGACAAATCTGCTGACTGACAAAACTACTTTAG AGGAATCCTGTGGCAGATGCCTACGAGGATGGAGTTTTCTGAAATCATcctgttattatttttctgacCCTGTGTCTGACTCCAAAAAGAACTGGCCGGATAGCAGAGCTCACTGCATTAGTAAAGGGGCCGACCTAATTGTGATCAATAACCTGGAGGAGCAG CAAATTATTTCCTACAACTTTCCAAAGCTGAGAGGCAGTGGTATGTGGTGGCAGAATGGATTCTGGATCGGCCTCACTGACGTAGTGACAGCGGGAACGTGGGTCTGGATTAACAATGTGACCGAAGTGGAAACAGG GTACTGGAGAAGTGGACAGCCTGCTCATGATGGAGATCAGAGTGGCAACTGTGCTGCTTTTTATTACTTTGCAAACAGCAAGGGGACATGGTATAATGGAAACTGCTCTGACCATCAATATAACTGGATATGTGAAATGATGCCAAGCTCAACATAA
- the LOC131988739 gene encoding CD209 antigen-like, with protein MVKGEMTGCNFQGGFSSLIYEGDSQDTDQPPYPNPTQDTQKVPTYSRTLWSHSRLATVSLALLAAVLLVVDISLGVHFAGHKLTETNHTLNDTEFINNELSKLQDACKTATENTNSAKKQLERVMSRQKPADWELEHQKRRSKVYEVQLDKLTKELAWLRYTSPMIISGCRSCPIGWILMNSVCYYFHFSNSDGKSWQDARDYCKLFGGDLAIIDSKDKENATINHLMNNKYRYSSYGAAGFWIGVRNFPKEETWKWVDGRALVQGYWNDDEPNNNSNKECGVVLAKENFFKAWNDVNCDYPQRWICEKAPRSMS; from the exons ATGGTGAAGGGAGAAATGACTGGTTGTAATTTTCAAGGTGGGTTCAGCTCACTGATTTATGAAGGAGACTCGCAGGACACGGACCAACCTCCTTACCCCAACCCTACCCAAGACACGCAAAAAG TGCCCACATACAGTCGGACACTGTGGAGCCATTCTCGACTGGCAACAGTGAGTCTGGCGCTACTCGCTGCTGTTCTGCTAGTAGTTGATATCAGCCTGGGGGTCCATT TTGCAGGCCACAAACTCACAGAAACAAACCACACGCTTAATGATACAGAATTCATCAACAACGAGTTGAGCAAACTTCAGGATGCTTGCAAGACTGCAACTGAAAACACAAATAGTGCCAAGAAGCAGCTGGAGAGAGTGATGAGTCGTCAGAAACCAGCAGACTGGGAGCTTGAGCACCAGAAAAGAAGAAGCAAAGTCTATGAAGTGCAGCTTGATAAACTGACTAAGGAACTTGCTTGGCTGAGATACACCTCACCAATGATAA TAAGTGGTTGCAGAAGCTGTCCAATTGGATGGATTTTGATGAACTCAGTGTGTTACTACTTCCACTTCTCTAACTCAGACGGAAAATCCTGGCAAGACGCCAGAGATTACTGCAAATTGTTTGGAGGCGACCTTGCAATCATAGACAGCAAAGATAAAGAG AATGCAACTATAAACCACTTGATGAACAACAAATACCGGTACTCCAGCTATGGTGCTGCTGGATTCTGGATTGGGGTGAGAAATTTCCCCAAAGAAGAGACTTGGAAATGGGTGGATGGAAGAGCACTGGTTCAAGG CTACTGGAATGATGACGAACCAAATAATAACAGCAACAAGGAGTGTGGAGTTGTGCTTGCCAAAGAGAACTTCTTCAAGGCTTGGAatgatgttaattgtgattATCCTCAGAGATGGATTTGTGAAAAAGCACCAAGATCTATGAGTTAA
- the ttc8 gene encoding tetratricopeptide repeat protein 8 isoform X2, whose protein sequence is MEVTMDPLFLAWSYFRRRNLQKCSDICSKILQDNPYDQAAWSLKTRALTEMVYIDEIEVDQEGIAEMMLDESSIAQVARPGTSLRLPGTSQGGGPTPAVRPMTQSGRPITGFVRPSTQSGRPGTMEQAIKTPRTASTARPVTSASGRFIRLGTASMLTNPEGPFINLSRLNLAKYSQKPNLSRTLFEYIFHHENDVKNALDLAAQATEHAQFKDWWWKVQLGKCYYRLGLYREAEKQFRSALNHQEVVDSYLYLAKVYQRLDQPITALNLFKQGLDHFPGEVTLLTGIARIHEEMNNISSATEYYKDVLKQDNTHVEAIACIGSNHFYTDQPEIALRFYRRLLQMGVYNCQLYNNLGLCCFYAQQYDMTLSSFERALALVANDEEQADVWYNIGHVAVGIGDLTLAYQCFKLALACNNDHAEAYNNLAVLELRKGRIEQSKAFLQTAASLAPHMYEPHFNLSILSEKIGDLQSSYTAAQKSEDSFPEHVDTQQLLKQLREHFAVL, encoded by the exons ATGGAGGTGACGATGGACCCTTTGTTCCTGGCGTGGAGCTATTTCAGGAGGCGGAACCTCCAAAAATGTTCAGATATTTGCTCAAAGATATTACAAGACAACCCCTACGACCAG GCTGCCTGGAGCTTGAAAACCCGTGCTCTTACAGAGATGGTGTACATTGATGAAATTGAGGTCGACCAGGAAGGCATTGCTGAGATGATGCTAGATGAGAGCTCTATTGCTCAAGTTGCTC GACCTGGAACATCGCTGAGGCTCCCTGGAACAAGCCAGGGCGGAGGTCCTACTCCAGCTGTCAG GCCTATGACACAATCAGGTCGTCCTATTACAGGGTTTGTGAGACCCAGCACACAGTCAGGGCGTCCTGGCACAATGGAGCAGGCCATCAAGACCCCACGCACTGCAAGCACTGCTCGTCCTGTCACTAGCGCTTCTGGCAGATTCATCCGTCTCGGAACA gcttcaatgttAACCAACCCAGAAGGACCGTTTATAAACTTGTCGAGATTGAATCTGGCCAAGTATTCCCAAAAGCCCAATTTATCCCGG ACACTGTTTGAGTACATCTTCCATCATGAAAAcgatgtaaaaaat GCTTTAGATTTGGCTGCTCAAGCTACTGAGCATGCTCAGTTCAAAGACTGGTGGTGGAAAGTTCAGCTGGGGAAATGCTACTACAG GCTTGGTTTATATCGAGAAGCAGAAAAACAGTTTCGATCAGCTCTCAACCATCAAGAGGTGGTGGATTCATATCTTTACCTTGCGAAG GTGTATCAGCGCCTGGATCAACCAATAACAGCACTCAACCTTTTCAAACAAGGCCTGGACCACTTTCCTGGTGAGGTTACTCTTCTAACAGGAATCGCTCGCATACATGAG GAGATGAACAACATCTCATCAGCCACAGAGTATTACAAAGATGTCCTGAAGCAGGACAACACTCACGTGGAGGCTATTGCCTGTATAGGCAGCAATCACTTCTACACTGATCAGCCTGAGATCGCTTTGCGCTTCTACAG GCGGCTCCTCCAGATGGGAGTGTATAACTGCCAGCTGTACAACAACCTGGGTTTGTGCTGCTTCTACGCCCAGCAGTATGACATGACCCTGTCCTCATTTGAGAGGGCTCTGGCTCTGGTAGCTAATGATGAAGAGCAGGCTGATGTATGGTATAATATAGGACACGTGGCTGTG GGCATAGGGGACTTGACACTGGCCTACCAGTGTTTTAAACTGGCTTTGGCTTGTAATAATGACCATGCTGAGGCCTACAACAACCTGGCTGTGCTGGAGCTGCGCAAAGGTCGAATCGAACAG TCGAAAGCCTTCCTACAAACTGCTGCATCACTGGCCCCTCACATGTATGAGCCACACTTCAATCTCTCCATTCTCTCTGAAAAG ATTGGAGACCTTCAAAGCAGTTACACTGCCGCCCAAAAGTCTGAGGATTCTTTTCCGGAGCACGTGGACACTCAGCAGCTACTTAAGCAACTTCGGGAGCACTTTGCTGTGCTGTGA
- the ttc8 gene encoding tetratricopeptide repeat protein 8 isoform X1, whose translation MEVTMDPLFLAWSYFRRRNLQKCSDICSKILQDNPYDQAAWSLKTRALTEMVYIDEIEVDQEGIAEMMLDESSIAQVARPGTSLRLPGTSQGGGPTPAVRPMTQSGRPITGFVRPSTQSGRPGTMEQAIKTPRTASTARPVTSASGRFIRLGTASMLTNPEGPFINLSRLNLAKYSQKPNLSRTLFEYIFHHENDVKNALDLAAQATEHAQFKDWWWKVQLGKCYYRLGLYREAEKQFRSALNHQEVVDSYLYLAKVYQRLDQPITALNLFKQGLDHFPGEVTLLTGIARIHEEMNNISSATEYYKDVLKQDNTHVEAIACIGSNHFYTDQPEIALRFYRRLLQMGVYNCQLYNNLGLCCFYAQQYDMTLSSFERALALVANDEEQADVWYNIGHVAVGIGDLTLAYQCFKLALACNNDHAEAYNNLAVLELRKGRIEQSKAFLQTAASLAPHMYEPHFNLSILSEKVIYPYVTHLNSAVVKRQSIIFMLECDNIIFLYVSRLETFKAVTLPPKSLRILFRSTWTLSSYLSNFGSTLLCCERSSSMLRKQGVVWIMQLSR comes from the exons ATGGAGGTGACGATGGACCCTTTGTTCCTGGCGTGGAGCTATTTCAGGAGGCGGAACCTCCAAAAATGTTCAGATATTTGCTCAAAGATATTACAAGACAACCCCTACGACCAG GCTGCCTGGAGCTTGAAAACCCGTGCTCTTACAGAGATGGTGTACATTGATGAAATTGAGGTCGACCAGGAAGGCATTGCTGAGATGATGCTAGATGAGAGCTCTATTGCTCAAGTTGCTC GACCTGGAACATCGCTGAGGCTCCCTGGAACAAGCCAGGGCGGAGGTCCTACTCCAGCTGTCAG GCCTATGACACAATCAGGTCGTCCTATTACAGGGTTTGTGAGACCCAGCACACAGTCAGGGCGTCCTGGCACAATGGAGCAGGCCATCAAGACCCCACGCACTGCAAGCACTGCTCGTCCTGTCACTAGCGCTTCTGGCAGATTCATCCGTCTCGGAACA gcttcaatgttAACCAACCCAGAAGGACCGTTTATAAACTTGTCGAGATTGAATCTGGCCAAGTATTCCCAAAAGCCCAATTTATCCCGG ACACTGTTTGAGTACATCTTCCATCATGAAAAcgatgtaaaaaat GCTTTAGATTTGGCTGCTCAAGCTACTGAGCATGCTCAGTTCAAAGACTGGTGGTGGAAAGTTCAGCTGGGGAAATGCTACTACAG GCTTGGTTTATATCGAGAAGCAGAAAAACAGTTTCGATCAGCTCTCAACCATCAAGAGGTGGTGGATTCATATCTTTACCTTGCGAAG GTGTATCAGCGCCTGGATCAACCAATAACAGCACTCAACCTTTTCAAACAAGGCCTGGACCACTTTCCTGGTGAGGTTACTCTTCTAACAGGAATCGCTCGCATACATGAG GAGATGAACAACATCTCATCAGCCACAGAGTATTACAAAGATGTCCTGAAGCAGGACAACACTCACGTGGAGGCTATTGCCTGTATAGGCAGCAATCACTTCTACACTGATCAGCCTGAGATCGCTTTGCGCTTCTACAG GCGGCTCCTCCAGATGGGAGTGTATAACTGCCAGCTGTACAACAACCTGGGTTTGTGCTGCTTCTACGCCCAGCAGTATGACATGACCCTGTCCTCATTTGAGAGGGCTCTGGCTCTGGTAGCTAATGATGAAGAGCAGGCTGATGTATGGTATAATATAGGACACGTGGCTGTG GGCATAGGGGACTTGACACTGGCCTACCAGTGTTTTAAACTGGCTTTGGCTTGTAATAATGACCATGCTGAGGCCTACAACAACCTGGCTGTGCTGGAGCTGCGCAAAGGTCGAATCGAACAG TCGAAAGCCTTCCTACAAACTGCTGCATCACTGGCCCCTCACATGTATGAGCCACACTTCAATCTCTCCATTCTCTCTGAAAAGGTAATTTATCCCTATGTAACTCATCTAAACAGTGCAGTAGTTAAAAGACAGAGTATAATCTTCATGTTAGAGTGTGACAACATTATATTTTTGTACGTTTCCAGATTGGAGACCTTCAAAGCAGTTACACTGCCGCCCAAAAGTCTGAGGATTCTTTTCCGGAGCACGTGGACACTCAGCAGCTACTTAAGCAACTTCGGGAGCACTTTGCTGTGCTGTGAGCGTTCGAGCAGCATGCTAAGGAAGCAAGGTGTGGTTTGGATAATGCAGCTGTCAAGATAA
- the LOC131988737 gene encoding CD209 antigen-like, producing the protein MEEGENSAGTSGGSYNKLIYHDDLSGDEQTLYSSQEKQQVSMSMVRPGSSLDHYKLLTVSLAVLAVILLVVDIGLGVYYGKLTDGQHTVMDIGSEVSKLQATYNTAVQKRDEVKNELASEIREQQVTKWEIEHQNKRSKDYKKKSDALQMEIAAIKSHIPMMKEGCRHCLPGWIFMESLCYYFPFSDAISRRGWQEAREFCMKQGGDLAVVDSREKHLAISQLINSFQVSIRSISQSGYWIGLRDVEEEGTWKWHDGTRLTEGYWNDGEPNDQGGEDCAATYPRNNPFKAWNDAPCTHGLKWICQMPPTFAS; encoded by the exons ATGGAGGAAGGAGAAAATTCAGCTGGCACTTCTGGTGGTTCATATAACAAACTGATTTATCATGATGACCTCAGCGGAGACGAGCAAACTCTCTACTCAAgccaagaaaaacaacaag TGTCCATGTCCATGGTGAGACCTGGATCCAGTTTGGATCATTACAAACTTCTCACAGTGAGCCTGGCCGTGCTCGCTGTCATTCTACTAGTAGTTGACATCGGCCTGGGAGTCTATT ATGGTAAACTCACTGATGGGCAGCACACAGTAATGGACATCGGCAGTGAGGTGTCCAAACTGCAGGCTACTTACAACACTGCAGTCCAAAAAAGGGATGAAGTCAAGAATGAGTTGGCAAGTGAGATCCGTGAGCAGCAAGTTACCAAATGGGAGATTGAACACCAGAATAAAAGAAGCAAAGACTACAAAAAGAAGAGTGATGCCCTTCAAATGGAAATTGCAGCAATAAAATCACATATCCCAATGATGA AGGAGGGCTGCAGACACTGTCTACCAGGATGGATTTTCATGGAGTCACTGTGTTACTACTTCCCTTTCTCTGATGCTATTTCGCGCAGAGGATGGCAGGAAGCCAGAGAGTTCTGCATGAAACAAGGAGGTGACTTGGCAGTCGTAGACAGCCGAGAGAAACAT CTGGCAATAAGTCAGTTGATAAATAGCTTTCAAGTCTCCATAAGATCCATAAGCCAGAGTGGATACTGGATCGGACTGAGAGATGTGGAGGAGGAAGGGACTTGGAAATGGCACGATGGAACAAGACTGACTGAGGG GTACTGGAATGATGGAGAGCCAAATGACCAGGGTGGTGAGGACTGTGCAGCTACATATCCCAGAAACAATCCCTTCAAGGCCTGGAATGATGCTCCATGCACTCATGGACTGAAATGGATTTGCCAAATGCCACCAACCTTCGCGAgttaa